The genomic region TGGACGCGGCATCCGGTTCGGACATCATCGTGACCATCGGCGGGGCATCGGTTGGCGATCATGATCTGGTCCGGCCCGTTCTTGAAGCAGCAGACGCATCGATCGATTTCTGGCGCATCGCGATGAAGCCCGGGAAGCCGCTCATGGCCGGCACGCTAAATGGTTCGGTTGTACTTGGCCTGCCCGGCAACCCCGCCTCGGCATTTGTCACGGCCAAGCTCTTCCTTGAGCCAATGATTGCGCATCTGTCTGGTGCGTCCAGTCCGCTTCCCCAGCTTCAGTCGGCAACGCTGGGTGCAGCCATGCCGGCGGTGGGAAAGCGAACGGAATTCGTCCGCGGTCGCTGGGATGGTGGGCGGGTACGCCCGCTCGATCAGCAAAGTAGCGCAGCGTTGAATGCGCTCGCCCAGGCCGAACTGTTGATCCGCCGCCCTGCGGACGGTGAAGCTGCCGAGCCAGGTCATCCAGTGGACATCCTTCCGCTCGCTTGACAGCGAATCTTTTGTTTCCTACACGTTCCCCGTTCGTTCCATAATGGAACAAAAATGGAGGAGACGAAGGCAATGCTGACAAAGAAACAGCATGAGCTGCTGATGTTTATCCACGACCGTTTGGCCGAAACCGGCATTTCTCCCTCATTCGAGGAAATGAAGGATGCGCTTGATCTCAAATCAAAATCGGGTGTCCATCGGCTAATTTCGGCGCTTGAGGAACGAGAGTTTATTCGTCGTCTTCCCAATCGCGCGCGCGCCCTTGAAATTGTCCGCATGCCGGATCAATCGGGTGCTGCTGTCACGCCAATTTCCGCCGCTCCGAAGCTCATGCCGGTCGCGGCGAATGACGTGCTCGATCTGCCCCTCCATGGACGGATCGCTGCCGGTCAGCCGATCGAAGCCATTGAAGGCCAGGAAAGCTTGAGTGTACCGGCCGCCTTTCTCGGTAGCGGGGAGCATTATGCCCTCGAAGTTGCCGGAGACTCGATGGTCGACGAAGGCATTCTAGACGGCGATTATGCGCTGATCCGCAAGGTGAGCACGGCGCGCGAGGGCGAGATTGTTGTCGCCCTGATCGACCAGAGCGAAGCCACGTTGAAAACCTTCCGTCACGAAGGTTCGATGGTGCGGCTCGATCCTGCCAACCGCAACTACGAACCGCAGCGTTATGCGCCGGAACAGGTTGCGATTCAGGGAACTCTCGCGGGCTTGCTGCGCCGCTACTGAGATCTCCGCCACGGCCGATCGTCGCCGGGCGTAAGGACGGTTTCAATATGTGCCGGCGAAAGCCGGATCGCGAGGCCTCCTGCCTCCTGCAGAAAGCCCCTGTCGGCGAGCAGCCAGCGCGGCGTGCACCCGTCCGGCATACGCCGATCGCTCACCACGATATCCGCAGCTGAACATTCCGCCATGAGTTCGGGATAGGGCAGATAATAGCTGCTGCGCGTGGCAAAGATCCTCCACTGGCGTCCGCCTGACCATATCGTGGTACGGCAGCTATCGGGATTGCACCAGGCGGTCGGTAGATCGTCGAGCGCTCCAGCCTCGCTCTCCAGACCCGATGTTTCGTTGAAGATGTCGCGCACATAATCGCCAGCGCGCGGCCTCAATAGTGCAAGACGCCCATCCGCTTGCCGTATCGCCATATGCTGACCATCGCCGGTGACGAGAATGTCCGGTGCTGGCGAAACTAACGCCCAAGCGCCGCCGAACATAACTATAGGCAACCCCCAGTACCGCCACGCACTCTTCCAGAGCAGGAACCAGAGCCCGCCAATGATCATCGCCACATAGGCAGTGATGGGCATCGACGGGAGCAGAGCCACTGCGCCGGGCGTCTCGGATACTGAATGGGCCAGGGTCATGAGCAGGCTGAGCGCTTGTCCCACGATCCACCAAACCGGCGCGCCAAGGCCAAACATATCGAGGAACAGCGCGAGAGCCTCCAATGGTATGATCACGAAGCTCGTCAATGGAATGGCGATGATATTGGCGAGCGCGCCATACAGGCCAGCCTTGTTGAAATGATACAAGGCGATCGGCATCAGAGCGATCTCAACGACAATGCCGGTCAGCAACAGGCCGAGCGTGAAACGCCCCACTTTGGCGAAAAACCGTTCATCACGCCGCGACAGGAGCCGTTTTACACGCGGATGCTCGTGCAAAGCGACAATCGCAGTCACGGCCGCAAAACTCAGCTGGAAACTTGGCCCAACTAACGTCTCCGGCCAAAGCAACAGCACAATCAGCGCGCCCGTCGCCACCAGGCGCAAGGTAATCGCATCCCGCCCCATCGCCACCCCGATGAGTATCAGCATGGCTGCGATGCAGGCGCGAACGGTCGGCACCTGAGACCCGGTGAACAGAGTGTAGGCAAGGCCTGCCAAGGCTCCTGCCCCCGCCGCGATGACGATAAGAGGTAGATTCAGCGCCAGTCTTGGGCTGAGAGCCAATGTCTTGAGCACCAACAACATCGCCACACCGATCACCGCCGTCACATGCAGTCCGCTGATCGCCAGAAGATGCGCGAGGCCACTGCGCCGCATCGCATCCGCATCCTCTTCGGCAATCCGTCCGCGATCGCCGGTGGCCAGTGTCGCGGCGATTGCACCTTCTCGCCCCCCAACGCGGTCCGCAACATGCGCAGCGAGCCGCGTGCGTTGCGCTTCCAACCAACCGCGCCAGCTGCCGCCCTCGGCTTCCCGGACGATCCGCACGTCGCCCCATGCGCGGCCCGTCGCGCCGATCCCATCAAACCAGGCGCGCTGGGAAAAATCATAGGCTCCGGGAACTGCCGCGCGCGGAGGCGGCATCAAGCGCGCCTCAAGCGCAACCCATGCGCCCGCCGCCAGCCCGTCCGGTGCTGCATCTTCATCAATATTCACGCGAAACTGCACCGGTAGGGATGTGTCGCTCGGAGATCTAAGTCGC from Parasphingopyxis sp. CP4 harbors:
- the lexA gene encoding transcriptional repressor LexA, with the protein product MLTKKQHELLMFIHDRLAETGISPSFEEMKDALDLKSKSGVHRLISALEEREFIRRLPNRARALEIVRMPDQSGAAVTPISAAPKLMPVAANDVLDLPLHGRIAAGQPIEAIEGQESLSVPAAFLGSGEHYALEVAGDSMVDEGILDGDYALIRKVSTAREGEIVVALIDQSEATLKTFRHEGSMVRLDPANRNYEPQRYAPEQVAIQGTLAGLLRRY
- a CDS encoding ComEC/Rec2 family competence protein — encoded protein: MSGIEDRLQLERDQIPLWLPVALGCGIASWFALADRSAWIAFIMLALAVACACFALGQGLRIVRIAGIAAMMMALGCILIWIRAERTDTETLGRPVASDFTAQVVSVEHLPARQSIRLRLRSPSDTSLPVQFRVNIDEDAAPDGLAAGAWVALEARLMPPPRAAVPGAYDFSQRAWFDGIGATGRAWGDVRIVREAEGGSWRGWLEAQRTRLAAHVADRVGGREGAIAATLATGDRGRIAEEDADAMRRSGLAHLLAISGLHVTAVIGVAMLLVLKTLALSPRLALNLPLIVIAAGAGALAGLAYTLFTGSQVPTVRACIAAMLILIGVAMGRDAITLRLVATGALIVLLLWPETLVGPSFQLSFAAVTAIVALHEHPRVKRLLSRRDERFFAKVGRFTLGLLLTGIVVEIALMPIALYHFNKAGLYGALANIIAIPLTSFVIIPLEALALFLDMFGLGAPVWWIVGQALSLLMTLAHSVSETPGAVALLPSMPITAYVAMIIGGLWFLLWKSAWRYWGLPIVMFGGAWALVSPAPDILVTGDGQHMAIRQADGRLALLRPRAGDYVRDIFNETSGLESEAGALDDLPTAWCNPDSCRTTIWSGGRQWRIFATRSSYYLPYPELMAECSAADIVVSDRRMPDGCTPRWLLADRGFLQEAGGLAIRLSPAHIETVLTPGDDRPWRRSQ